A stretch of the Aegilops tauschii subsp. strangulata cultivar AL8/78 chromosome 4, Aet v6.0, whole genome shotgun sequence genome encodes the following:
- the LOC109733613 gene encoding B3 domain-containing protein Os03g0212300-like, whose translation MDGVEGFQFFQIILENSSSRLRLPDKFTRVLLDGGKPQEVKLREADHGRRFWDAKVVLDADGHMYLGRGWEQFAGAHDLRLGYFLVFSFDGDAVLTVKVFDVSMCRRHYQHDDDGSTSSGSSSDGDSGSEDGSSNGDGGGNSSSMAVMGIDDGPASLFTVMLRECNLGVRQKQYLNVPVEFQNAHGYAERSKVELRMRGKSWFVNLKHSPRSRGRPRASLRYGWHQFCVDNGLGVGDTCFFRALGEGSAGEVHLLKVEVRKRDGSFLV comes from the exons ATGGACGGCGTGGAAGGTTTTCAGTTCTTCCAGATCATACTTGAGAACTCCTCCAGCAGGCTG aggctgcctgacaagTTTACGAGGGTGCTGCTAGACGGCGGCAAGCCCCAGGAAGTGAAGCTGCGGGAAGCCGACCACGGGCGTCGCTTCTGGGACGCGAAGGTGGTGCTGGACGCCGACGGCCACATGTACCTAGGGCGCGGCTGGGAGCAGTTCGCCGGTGCGCACGACCTGCGGCTCGGCTACTTCCTGGTCTTCAGCTTCGACGGCGACGCCGTGCTCACCGTCAAGGTGTTCGACGTGAGCATGTGCCGCAGGCACTACCAGCACGATGACGATGGCAGTACCA GCAGTGGGAGCAGCAGCGACGGCGACAGTGGCAGCGAAGATGGCAGCAGcaacggcgacggtggcggcAACAGCAGCAGCATGGCGGTGATGGGGATCGACGACGGGCCGGCGTCGCTGTTCACCGTCATGCTGAGGGAGTGCAACCTGGGCGTGAGGCAGAAGCAGTACCTG AACGTGCCGGTGGAGTTCCAGAACGCGCACGGGTACGCGGAGAGGAGCAAGGTGGAGCTGCGGATGCGCGGCAAGTCGTGGTTCGTGAACCTGAAGCACAGCCCCCGGAGCCGTGGCAGGCCCCGCGCGTCGCTCAGGTACGGGTGGCACCAGTTCTGCGTCGACAACGGCCTCGGCGTCGGCGACACCTGCTTCTTCCGAGCTCTCGGCGAAGGCAGCGCCGGCGAGGTCCACCTTCTCAAGGTGGAGGTGAGGAAGCGAGACGGCAGCTTCCTGGTCTGA